GACCGGCTTCAGCGACGTACGCAACTTCCGCCGTGCCTTCAAACGCTGGACCGGCCTGGCCCCACGCGAGGCGCGCAAGGGCTTGCTGCAGCAATTGGGGGAGATGGGGTAGGGCTTTCGGATATAGCTGCAAAGCAGTTGGTGGCAGTGCGCTCAAGGTTCAGGAGCGTGAGCTGTCCTGGCTGACCACCGAACAGATTGTCGAGCTGCTGGAAGAAATCTGGCGCGGCTGTGGCAACCCATACGTCGAGATAATCGCCCTGACCTGTCTGGCCACCGATGCTCGATGGTCAGAGGCGGAGAAGCTGAAACCGACCGGCCTGCGCAATGGCGTGATCACCTTCAGCGGAACCAAGAACGGTAAGGTTCGTTCGGTGCCGATCACTGCAGAGCTTGAAGCCAAGATCGTCAAGCACTGGAAGCAACACGGCCAGCCAAACTCGGCCATCATCCCGATCCGCCGCGCTCTGGCCAGGACGACCATCCGCCTACCAAAAGGCCAGGCCTCCCACGCCCTCCGCCACACTTTCGCCAGCCACTTCATGCAGAAGGGTGGGAACATCCTCACGCTACAGAAAATCCTGGGCCACTCCAGCTTGGCTATAACCATGCGTTATGCTCACCTTGCACCGGAGCATTTGGCCGAGGCGGTGAGGCTGAATCCGTTGGCTTCTGTCAGAGGATACGCTTTGGAGTCCTGAGCATATCGAAGGTTACTGGGTTGCCATCCAGATCGCTCACGCTCAACGTTATCCGATTGGGTTCGATCAAGTGCACTTGGAAGTGCTCAGGCGTGCCCTGGGGGATTTCTGCGAACTTCGGCGGTTCTCCCATCAGCTTGGTGTACTGGGCGCCGCTGACCTTTAGTTTGTCAGTCTCAACCATCTCCAGAGCGCTTTTTGAATCGCTCAGCTTGATGATTACTCGCTCATCGTTCCCGTCCCATTCTCCAGCGCTTGAGATTCTGTAGATGACCTGGCTTTTCACGTCAGGCAGCTTCACAGTCATTAGCCCGCTGTACCGAAACGTGCCGTTTTCTAGGTACTCCATTACCCCACGAATGTTCACTCTGCCTGGACCATTGGGGTATTCGTATTCGCTCAACCAGCGCCCATAGAATGCGGGGTTGTTCGTTTTCTCTGTCAGCCATGGGTGGAACTGCCAGTAGAATGTGATCGCTGCCGCTATCCCGCTGATCACAACGAGAGCTGTCTTCACGTGAGGCGCCAGTTGGCTGAGTTGGAGAGTCATGAACAAGTCCTTTTGAGTCCTGGGTGTGATGTTCCTGAGCATTGAGCAGGAATTGTGGCTCTTGTGACACTTTCGGGACATTCGCTGCCCCTGAAAAAACAAAACCCCTGAAATTCTCTAGGAAAATCAGGGGCTTATGCTTTCTTTAATTGGTGGAGCCGGGGGGATTTGAACCCCCGTCCGCCAGTTCTCCACTGTTGGTACTACATGCTTAGCCGTGTCTATTGAGTTAACCCTCAGCCGCCCGACGGGCAGGGTGCATTGGGCGAGTTGTGTAAGTTTTAGCCACTTCGTCCACAACGTACTACGCGGCGATCCTGTTCTGCATGACAATCACTTCGGGTTTACAGGCATCCCCTAGTGATCGCTGGAGCCGAAGCTACCAGAAGGACTAGTCGCGCCGCTTACGCAGCGAGAGCGTAGCCCTCGTAGTTTTCGTCATTGGCAACTATAGAAAGTTGCAACAGTTGATTTACGACTTCTGTTACCAAGTCGGCATGCACCTCGAGCTTCGCTACCGGCGTCGAATCCTAATCGGCCCCAAAGCTTTGCGGTTACAGATGTGACGAGAGTGTACGGCAAAGGTTCCATCGCGTCGACTGCGTATTCGGTTCAGGCCGGCTATGATGGCCCTCTGTGCCCCAAGTGGGCCAATCGAGGAATTGTCTCATGCCGAGTAGCGGTTACCCTCTGCGTCGATGGATTTGGCGGGCGTTCGTGCAGAGCGCGCTGATTCCGCTGATTCTGGTGGAGTCGGTGTTGATCGCGGTCTATCTGCTGAGCAACCAGGCGATTCGTGACGAGCAGATCGCCCATCTGCAAGAAGCGGCGGTACGTGACCTGACCTCCGCGGCGCAGCGCGAGGCACAGGTCATCGATGCTCGCCTGCGTTCGGTGGAGGTGCAGGTACCGGTGTTCCGCGACGCTGTGCTGCGGGCTTTGCTCGACAAGGGGTTCAAGCCCGACGACACCGAGCGCCAGCGTCATGCAGTGACGTCCAGTGGTGTGTTCTATACCCGTAGCGACGATGGCCGCGCCGCTTCCTTCTATGCCAACAGCACGCCCTTGGCCCAGCAGGATCATGACAAGGCGTTGCGCCTGTCGCAGGTCGATCCGCTGATGCGTTCGATCCACCAGGCCAACCCCATGGTGGCGGGGCTCTACTTCAACAGTTGGGACAGCTACAACCGCATCTACCCCTGGTTCGACACACCCGCCCAGTATCCCCATGACATGGTGATACCGGATTACAACTTCTATTACCTGGCCGATGCTCAGCACAATCCGCTGCGCGAGGTGGTCTGGACCGAGGTCTACCTCGACCCGGCAGGTCAGGGCTGGATGATTTCGGCCATCGCGCCGGTCTACCGTGACGATTTCCTCGAAGGCGTGGTCGGCTTCGACATCACCATCGACCAGATGCTGGGCGAGATCGAGGAGCTGAACGTGCCTTGGCATGGCTATGCCATGCTGGTCAGCCCGGACAATCGCATCATGGCGCTGCCCAGGGCGGGTGAGCAGGATTTCGCTCTGCGTGAGCTGACCCACTACTCCTACGACGAGGCGGTGCGCCGCGAAGTGCTCAAACCCGAGGACTTCAACCTGAGCAAGCACAACGGCATGGCGCCGTTGATAGCAGCCATGCAGGCGGCCACCAACGATGTGCAGGAGGTCGTGCTCGGTGGGCGTCAGCAACTGGTGGCCTGGAGCGAGATTCCGCAAACCGGCTGGCGTTTGATGCTGGTGGTCGACGAAGCGCAGATCTTCGAGGAAACCAATCTGCTGGCCGAGCATTATCTGCAGATCGGTTATCTGCTGATTGCCGGGCTGTTGTTCTTCTACCTGTTGTTCTTCGCGGGTATGTGGCTGCGTTCGCGCCAGCTCAGTGCTCAACTGGCGCGTCCGATCGATGGAGTCGTCGAGATGGCCGGCAGCCTCGGTCAGGGCGACTACCAGCCGACGGTACCGCAAACCCCGATACGCGAGGTCAGCCGTCTGGCAGCGGCGATGCAGCGTGCCGGTCTGCAACTGCAGGCCAGCGAGCGCAAGCGCCAGGAGACCCACGAGCTGCTGCAACTGGTGATCGACAGCACCACCGAAAGCCTCTGGCAGATCGACGTGTGCAGCCAGACCATCGAGCTGAGCGAGCGTTTCGTCGAGCGTTTTGGCCTCGGGGCTCGTCAATTGACCCTGAGCGAGTTCAACCGCCGGGTACACCCGGACGATCTCGAGCGCCTGCGCCATTTACGCCTGCTGTTCGCCGAGCAGGGCGAGGAGTACTTCGATGCCGAGTACCGCTACCTCGACCGCCACGGCGAGTACGCCTGGCTACTCAGCCGTGGGCGATTGCTGGCGCGCAACGAAAGTGGCTGGCCGCAGCGCATTGCCGGCACCCATGTGGATATCAC
The genomic region above belongs to Pseudomonas sp. GOM7 and contains:
- a CDS encoding tyrosine-type recombinase/integrase, with translation MPSNAGPAWPHARRARACCSNWGRWGRAFGYSCKAVGGSALKVQERELSWLTTEQIVELLEEIWRGCGNPYVEIIALTCLATDARWSEAEKLKPTGLRNGVITFSGTKNGKVRSVPITAELEAKIVKHWKQHGQPNSAIIPIRRALARTTIRLPKGQASHALRHTFASHFMQKGGNILTLQKILGHSSLAITMRYAHLAPEHLAEAVRLNPLASVRGYALES
- a CDS encoding hybrid sensor histidine kinase/response regulator; protein product: MPSSGYPLRRWIWRAFVQSALIPLILVESVLIAVYLLSNQAIRDEQIAHLQEAAVRDLTSAAQREAQVIDARLRSVEVQVPVFRDAVLRALLDKGFKPDDTERQRHAVTSSGVFYTRSDDGRAASFYANSTPLAQQDHDKALRLSQVDPLMRSIHQANPMVAGLYFNSWDSYNRIYPWFDTPAQYPHDMVIPDYNFYYLADAQHNPLREVVWTEVYLDPAGQGWMISAIAPVYRDDFLEGVVGFDITIDQMLGEIEELNVPWHGYAMLVSPDNRIMALPRAGEQDFALRELTHYSYDEAVRREVLKPEDFNLSKHNGMAPLIAAMQAATNDVQEVVLGGRQQLVAWSEIPQTGWRLMLVVDEAQIFEETNLLAEHYLQIGYLLIAGLLFFYLLFFAGMWLRSRQLSAQLARPIDGVVEMAGSLGQGDYQPTVPQTPIREVSRLAAAMQRAGLQLQASERKRQETHELLQLVIDSTTESLWQIDVCSQTIELSERFVERFGLGARQLTLSEFNRRVHPDDLERLRHLRLLFAEQGEEYFDAEYRYLDRHGEYAWLLSRGRLLARNESGWPQRIAGTHVDITRLKQVQEELRRASLEAHSASQAKSRFLSSMSHELRTPLNAIHGFAQLIEIETQDKPDAAQEADYAHEIVNASRHLTSLVDDILDLSSIESRRQQLQLQPIEITTLLNGCAELVQPEVQQRQLQLQVMAPDEPSLYVQGDPRRVRQILLNLLSNAIKYNSPQGMIRMGYEVRAACVRLWVEDTGPGLSDEQLEQLFQPFQRLGRESSNIPGSGIGLVLCRELASLMQGEVGVQSEVGIGSRFWLDLPSAARPDEPMLGEKLQPARFAPSLVQVLCVEDHPACQRILQEALREFAEVRGVSSRQSALAELQGSVPALVLLDIDLPDGSGLEVLDAMRAEPRLREVPVMVISAVADTRLFEDAMARGASLCLSKPVDLQAVRQAALGLIYSGY